A single window of Anaerolineae bacterium DNA harbors:
- a CDS encoding DNA repair protein RadA domain protein, whose protein sequence is MKKWRVDFNESLHPEPWRDFYARYFPELDRMDIKEDGFTVQSLKCLYHSDRKPSATVNVKSGFYVCHVCGSFSPYRFLVEIAGIAPEDASYFINDYLRELYVKDERTGSYLRAFPHYDPSHTYIPTPGQEEEFEEFIKEAKARLRPELPIVQEYITARGIKYEMLERFEWGYVPHDEDAGQVECLVVPFRVRGKIRAIRGRAYDGRKGAVKNSRFSLWNLDSLEGKSQAVIVEGESDALRTIQALEACGVDIPVVSVPGNNFRKEWKREFEGIRTIYLIPQDDDASANFVRSALAVLGEERCKVVELPWKRGDVGKDICEWLTRNNHTDQELVELIPLEEHQDRFSRYYRVEELLKREPAEPDWLVRGMIARGQKILVQGPPKQMKTWFVLSLLKALSRGENVCGVPFWKTTVSGIKAVMVEEEHSTNALIQRVQQSLAGTSNIVIPHRTGVKLLPKNPEFEDLLKFIDEFRPDLLVLDPLRSFFDGDENDSSVMQQVFAPLNMLLRKYPHMAVVVVDHTAKKPSDVLVYASRGSSVKGAEMDGVIDIRKFQKDEDVGVVVTGEFRDAETVENLSLKFEDGNLVYDDGFRINIKLKDSEVRLQKLAKLLTQRSYTQKELTDLLKVSDQTVRNDISKLRAGGFTIEEEGGHQGSPKTYTLTKTPDGWKADDEDSGE, encoded by the coding sequence CATGTATGCGGGAGCTTTTCGCCGTACCGCTTTTTAGTTGAAATTGCAGGCATTGCGCCGGAAGACGCGAGCTATTTCATAAACGACTACCTCCGCGAGCTTTACGTAAAAGACGAACGGACAGGAAGCTACCTCCGAGCGTTCCCCCACTACGACCCCAGCCACACCTATATCCCCACACCCGGACAGGAAGAGGAATTTGAAGAGTTTATCAAAGAAGCAAAAGCGCGCCTGCGCCCGGAACTGCCGATTGTCCAAGAGTACATTACCGCCAGAGGAATCAAGTATGAAATGCTGGAGCGTTTCGAATGGGGTTATGTCCCCCATGACGAAGATGCAGGACAGGTTGAATGCTTGGTAGTCCCTTTTCGCGTGAGGGGCAAAATCAGGGCTATCAGAGGGAGGGCTTACGACGGCAGGAAAGGAGCGGTTAAAAACTCCCGTTTTTCATTGTGGAATCTCGACAGTCTTGAGGGGAAGAGCCAAGCAGTTATAGTAGAGGGAGAAAGCGATGCTCTAAGGACTATCCAAGCGCTTGAAGCCTGCGGTGTAGACATCCCTGTAGTTAGCGTGCCGGGCAACAATTTCCGCAAGGAGTGGAAACGGGAATTTGAAGGCATACGCACCATCTACCTCATCCCGCAGGACGACGACGCCAGCGCGAACTTTGTCAGGTCTGCCCTAGCGGTGCTGGGAGAAGAACGGTGTAAAGTGGTTGAACTGCCGTGGAAGCGGGGCGATGTCGGGAAAGACATCTGTGAGTGGTTGACCCGCAACAACCATACCGACCAGGAACTGGTAGAGCTAATCCCGCTTGAAGAACACCAAGACCGGTTTTCCCGCTACTACAGGGTGGAAGAACTGCTGAAGAGAGAGCCTGCGGAACCTGACTGGCTGGTAAGAGGGATGATAGCGAGAGGGCAAAAAATTCTTGTCCAAGGGCCGCCGAAGCAGATGAAGACGTGGTTTGTCCTAAGCTTATTAAAAGCGCTCAGCCGCGGAGAAAACGTCTGCGGGGTACCGTTTTGGAAAACTACCGTCTCTGGAATCAAAGCCGTTATGGTGGAGGAAGAACACTCGACCAACGCTTTAATCCAGAGAGTACAGCAGAGCCTTGCCGGTACAAGCAACATCGTCATTCCGCACAGGACAGGCGTGAAACTGCTACCGAAAAACCCGGAATTTGAAGACCTGCTCAAATTTATTGACGAGTTCCGGCCTGACCTGCTCGTACTTGACCCACTGAGGAGCTTCTTCGATGGAGACGAAAACGACTCTTCCGTCATGCAGCAGGTATTCGCGCCACTAAATATGCTCCTCCGCAAGTACCCCCATATGGCGGTCGTCGTCGTTGACCACACCGCAAAAAAGCCGTCGGACGTTCTTGTGTATGCCAGCAGGGGGTCTTCTGTCAAAGGGGCGGAAATGGACGGCGTGATAGACATCCGCAAGTTCCAGAAAGACGAAGATGTAGGCGTAGTTGTTACCGGAGAGTTCCGCGACGCTGAGACTGTAGAGAATTTGAGCTTAAAATTCGAGGACGGGAATCTGGTTTACGATGATGGTTTCCGCATCAACATAAAGCTGAAAGACAGCGAAGTGCGCCTGCAGAAGCTGGCGAAGCTGTTGACACAGCGGAGCTACACGCAGAAAGAGCTAACCGACTTACTGAAGGTCAGCGACCAGACTGTGAGAAACGACATCAGTAAACTGCGGGCAGGCGGCTTCACCATTGAGGAAGAAGGGGGACATCAAGGGTCTCCAAAAACTTACACTCTTACAAAGACGCCCGATGGGTGGAAAGCGGACGATGAAGACAGCGGTGAATGA